A stretch of the Acidilobus sp. 7A genome encodes the following:
- a CDS encoding acetate--CoA ligase family protein, giving the protein MYTVGAEVFFEPKSIAVVGASPRADNMGRVILNNLRHKFGGRLFVVNPKYDNVDGVKSYRSLSDIEEDVDVAVIAVNAMATPSVLDDAGRKGVKGVIIFSGGFAETGTEEGIKLQEEVVSVAKKYSIRVLGPNCIGVYNASNGVDTFFLPLERMRRPKPGPIAIVSQSGALLATLMDWAAANNIGISKAINFGNKVDIDEVDSLNYLVKSPDIKVILMYLEGVSRGRELVSAIRDVTYKARKPVLILKGGRTSEGSRATMSHTASIAGSYATFYEVMREANAIVLEDLQDMFDAAKVLSTSGVPKGPRVAIITNSGGHGVIAADNIASRGLLVPPPSQATLGALKGLFPYRVSLKNPFDLTGDSRPEQIEAVAETLINNGDADAILLVALVQPPTMDFDKTLNSILNIRRRHPDVPMVVVTIGAEYGERLARALEDVGVPTFEFPDRAARALSTLWRCARCIGAEEPVDIIPHVSEGAKDAVEGIIRRALEERRVKLLEDEALDVLRAYGIPVAEYCKASDEVEVRECAARVGFPLAMKVVSPDIIHKSDVNGVVLNIKSDQEAVDAYRTIMDNVRRLAPGARVKGVLLQKMVTEGFEVIVGGIHDPQFGPIVTFGSGGLLVELISDISMRLAPVGLKGAASMMSETKAFRLLKGYRGLQGANIDSLAEVISRVSLLLYNHLSIKEVDINPVFARREQATAADARIVLGEVEEQLGER; this is encoded by the coding sequence ATGTATACAGTAGGGGCTGAGGTATTCTTTGAGCCAAAGAGCATTGCAGTTGTTGGCGCCTCACCCAGAGCCGACAACATGGGTAGAGTCATACTGAATAATCTCAGGCATAAGTTCGGCGGGAGGCTGTTCGTCGTAAACCCTAAGTATGACAATGTCGATGGCGTTAAGAGCTACCGCTCCCTCTCGGATATAGAGGAAGATGTTGACGTCGCCGTGATAGCTGTGAATGCCATGGCAACCCCCTCGGTCCTTGATGACGCAGGAAGAAAGGGCGTTAAGGGGGTCATAATATTCAGCGGGGGCTTCGCTGAGACCGGGACCGAGGAGGGCATCAAGCTACAGGAGGAGGTAGTCAGCGTAGCAAAGAAGTACTCGATAAGGGTGCTCGGGCCAAACTGCATAGGCGTCTACAACGCCTCTAATGGTGTTGACACCTTCTTCCTGCCCTTGGAAAGGATGAGGAGACCTAAGCCTGGCCCCATAGCAATCGTCAGCCAGAGCGGAGCCCTCCTCGCGACCCTCATGGACTGGGCTGCCGCCAACAACATTGGGATATCCAAGGCAATAAACTTTGGCAACAAGGTAGATATAGATGAGGTTGATAGTCTAAACTACCTAGTCAAGTCGCCGGACATCAAAGTGATATTGATGTACTTAGAGGGCGTGAGCAGGGGCAGGGAGCTGGTGAGCGCCATAAGGGACGTCACTTACAAGGCCAGAAAGCCCGTGCTCATCCTGAAGGGCGGCAGGACGTCAGAGGGCTCAAGGGCAACCATGAGCCACACGGCGTCAATAGCTGGCTCATATGCGACCTTTTATGAGGTCATGCGTGAGGCCAACGCTATAGTACTTGAAGACCTGCAGGACATGTTTGACGCGGCCAAGGTGCTCAGCACTAGCGGCGTTCCGAAGGGGCCCAGGGTGGCCATTATAACTAACTCTGGCGGCCATGGAGTTATAGCAGCCGATAATATAGCCTCTAGGGGCCTCTTGGTTCCCCCGCCCTCACAGGCCACCCTAGGGGCCCTCAAGGGTCTGTTCCCCTACAGGGTGTCGCTCAAGAACCCCTTCGACCTGACGGGGGACAGCAGGCCCGAGCAGATAGAGGCTGTAGCTGAGACCCTCATAAATAATGGGGACGCTGACGCGATACTTCTGGTAGCACTTGTGCAGCCCCCAACTATGGACTTTGACAAGACTCTGAACTCTATACTGAACATCAGGAGGCGCCACCCTGACGTGCCGATGGTAGTTGTAACTATAGGAGCCGAGTACGGTGAGAGGCTGGCCAGGGCCCTGGAGGACGTAGGCGTGCCAACGTTTGAGTTCCCAGACAGGGCGGCCAGGGCCCTCTCAACGTTATGGAGGTGTGCGAGGTGCATCGGGGCCGAGGAGCCTGTTGATATAATTCCTCATGTGAGCGAGGGCGCAAAGGACGCGGTGGAGGGTATCATAAGGAGAGCGCTGGAGGAGCGCCGCGTGAAGTTACTCGAAGACGAGGCCTTAGACGTGCTGAGGGCCTATGGAATTCCAGTGGCGGAGTACTGCAAGGCGTCAGATGAGGTTGAGGTCAGGGAGTGCGCCGCGCGCGTCGGCTTCCCACTAGCTATGAAGGTTGTGAGCCCTGACATAATCCATAAGAGTGATGTTAACGGCGTTGTGCTCAATATTAAGAGCGATCAAGAGGCCGTCGACGCTTACAGGACTATAATGGACAACGTCAGAAGGCTGGCTCCCGGTGCCAGGGTGAAGGGCGTGCTGCTGCAGAAGATGGTGACCGAAGGATTCGAAGTAATAGTCGGCGGCATACACGACCCACAGTTTGGCCCAATTGTGACGTTTGGCTCAGGAGGTCTTCTGGTCGAGCTGATAAGTGACATCTCAATGAGGCTAGCCCCTGTGGGACTCAAAGGTGCCGCCTCTATGATGTCTGAGACGAAGGCCTTCAGGCTGCTGAAGGGCTACAGGGGCCTGCAGGGGGCGAACATTGATAGCTTGGCCGAAGTAATCTCTCGCGTCAGTCTCCTACTTTACAACCACTTGTCTATAAAAGAGGTAGATATAAATCCTGTATTCGCACGCAGAGAACAAGCGACTGCAGCTGATGCGCGCATAGTGCTTGGGGAGGTGGAAGAACAACTTGGAGAACGGTGA
- a CDS encoding CDC48 family AAA ATPase — MSSQSVTLTVEEAYRSDRPGRKIVRISDSTMRKLGIETGDFVLIKSPKAIEVGVAWPLRGEGEEVIRMDGHMRQVLGVSVGDKVEVMRADNLKPARRIELAPVGQATVPTFFGAVPINMVVSPDDLRDELVRRPLIRGDLIPLSDEIQLAVVDTNPTDPIYVTDDTEVRIRSEPVKPSEYPLLSRGTRVTWEDIGDLEEAKQRIREIVELPMKHPEIFQRLGIEPPKGILIYGPPGVGKTLLAKALANEIGAYFVAINGPEIMSKFYGESEERLREVFKEAQENAPSIVFIDEIDSIAPKREEVTGEVEKRVVAQLLTLMDGIQERGKVIVIGATNRPDDVDPALRRPGRFDREIEIRPPDKQGRLEILQVHTRSMPLDSDVNLAEIADLTKGYTGADLAALAKEAAMAAVREFMNTGKVDLSKPGEIKKEVLETLKVSRRHFLEAMKVVRPTLIREVFVEVPEVHWSDIGGLESAKQELREVVEWPLKYSDVFQKMGVEPPKGVLLFGPPGTGKTLLAKAVATESGANFIAIRGPEVLSKWVGESEKAIRDVFRRAREVAPVVVFFDEIDAIAPARGYSFDSGVTDRIVNQLLTEMDGLVPLNNVVVLAATNRPDIVDPALMRPGRFDRIIYVPPPDKDSRKQIFQVHLRKVPLANDVDIDRLADLTEGYTGADIAAVVREAVFAKLREKLEPGPVEWRHFQQALKKVKPSLTREDVARYEQMGDRLKKLVLST; from the coding sequence ATGTCATCCCAGAGTGTTACGTTAACAGTCGAGGAGGCATACAGGAGTGACAGGCCAGGCAGGAAAATAGTGAGAATCAGCGACTCAACGATGCGCAAGTTGGGCATAGAGACGGGCGACTTCGTGCTCATCAAGAGCCCGAAGGCGATAGAGGTGGGGGTTGCCTGGCCCCTAAGAGGCGAGGGGGAGGAAGTCATAAGGATGGACGGCCACATGAGGCAGGTCCTCGGCGTGAGCGTTGGGGATAAGGTAGAGGTCATGAGGGCCGACAACCTCAAGCCTGCCAGGAGGATAGAGTTAGCCCCTGTGGGTCAGGCCACCGTGCCTACGTTCTTTGGGGCTGTGCCCATAAACATGGTTGTCTCGCCTGATGACCTAAGGGACGAGCTCGTGCGCAGGCCTCTGATAAGGGGTGACCTAATCCCGCTCTCTGATGAAATTCAGCTGGCGGTAGTTGACACCAATCCGACAGACCCCATTTACGTTACTGATGACACGGAGGTCCGCATAAGGAGCGAGCCCGTCAAGCCCTCAGAGTACCCGCTCCTCAGTAGGGGGACCAGGGTAACCTGGGAGGACATAGGTGACCTTGAGGAGGCCAAGCAGAGGATAAGGGAGATAGTGGAGCTGCCCATGAAGCACCCTGAGATATTCCAGAGGCTCGGCATAGAGCCGCCCAAGGGCATTCTCATCTACGGTCCTCCTGGCGTTGGCAAGACCCTTCTCGCCAAGGCGTTAGCCAACGAGATAGGGGCCTACTTTGTGGCAATAAATGGCCCCGAGATAATGAGCAAGTTCTACGGCGAGAGCGAGGAGAGGCTGAGGGAGGTCTTTAAGGAGGCACAGGAGAACGCACCATCCATAGTCTTCATTGACGAGATAGACTCAATAGCCCCCAAGAGGGAGGAGGTCACCGGCGAGGTCGAGAAGAGGGTCGTAGCTCAGCTTCTGACACTAATGGACGGCATACAGGAGAGGGGCAAGGTCATCGTAATAGGCGCCACCAACAGGCCTGACGACGTGGACCCAGCCCTCAGGAGGCCAGGGAGGTTTGACAGGGAGATAGAGATAAGGCCGCCTGACAAGCAGGGCAGGCTTGAGATTCTGCAGGTCCACACGAGGAGCATGCCGCTTGACAGCGACGTCAACCTAGCTGAGATAGCTGACCTAACGAAGGGCTACACGGGGGCTGACCTGGCCGCCCTAGCTAAGGAGGCAGCCATGGCTGCGGTTAGGGAGTTCATGAACACAGGCAAGGTTGACCTCTCGAAGCCCGGTGAGATAAAGAAGGAGGTACTCGAGACCCTCAAGGTCAGCAGGAGGCACTTCCTGGAGGCCATGAAGGTCGTGAGACCAACGCTGATACGTGAGGTGTTCGTGGAGGTCCCGGAGGTCCACTGGAGTGACATAGGCGGCCTGGAGAGCGCGAAGCAGGAGCTGAGGGAGGTCGTGGAGTGGCCGCTCAAGTACTCCGACGTGTTCCAGAAGATGGGAGTTGAGCCGCCAAAGGGCGTGCTCCTCTTCGGCCCTCCAGGCACAGGCAAGACCCTCCTCGCTAAGGCCGTTGCAACGGAGAGCGGGGCCAACTTCATAGCCATAAGGGGGCCGGAGGTGCTCAGCAAGTGGGTCGGCGAGAGCGAGAAGGCCATAAGGGATGTCTTCAGGAGAGCCAGGGAGGTGGCGCCGGTCGTGGTGTTCTTCGATGAGATTGACGCCATTGCGCCTGCAAGGGGCTACAGCTTCGACAGCGGCGTGACTGACAGGATAGTGAACCAGCTGCTCACCGAGATGGATGGCTTAGTGCCTCTTAACAACGTTGTTGTGTTAGCCGCTACCAACAGGCCGGACATAGTAGACCCAGCCCTTATGAGGCCCGGCAGGTTTGACAGGATAATCTATGTGCCGCCACCTGACAAGGACTCGCGCAAGCAGATATTCCAGGTACACCTGAGGAAAGTGCCGCTGGCCAACGATGTTGACATTGACAGGCTGGCTGACCTAACAGAGGGCTACACGGGCGCCGACATAGCCGCGGTGGTGAGGGAGGCTGTCTTCGCGAAGCTCAGGGAGAAGCTAGAGCCGGGGCCTGTTGAGTGGAGGCACTTCCAGCAGGCCCTGAAGAAGGTCAAGCCGAGCCTAACGCGCGAGGACGTGGCTAGGTACGAGCAGATGGGTGACAGGCTGAAGAAGCTTGTGCTCTCAACGTGA
- the cyaB gene encoding class IV adenylate cyclase yields MDHVEVEVKLRVPCEALDEIAKRSSAAGGSVEPPVDERDVYYEHPCRDLMTSDEALRVRYVNGLPLSLTYKGPRGPGDLKSREEVIVEVKSDPDKLLRLLGFTPSIEVRKRRTYISLGFAEVTLDVVEDLGCFVEVEAANSDANEVRRTLELLNIKGEAVAQTYAELIAKIKRETNAI; encoded by the coding sequence TTGGACCACGTCGAGGTTGAGGTCAAGCTGAGGGTTCCCTGCGAGGCGCTAGATGAAATTGCAAAGAGATCGTCAGCGGCAGGGGGAAGCGTTGAGCCTCCTGTTGACGAGAGGGACGTGTACTATGAGCACCCGTGCAGGGACCTCATGACATCAGACGAGGCCCTAAGGGTGAGGTATGTCAACGGTCTCCCGCTCTCGCTCACATACAAGGGGCCGAGGGGGCCAGGGGACCTTAAGTCAAGAGAGGAGGTAATAGTCGAAGTCAAGTCAGACCCTGACAAGCTGCTCAGGTTGCTCGGGTTCACGCCGTCTATAGAGGTTCGCAAGAGAAGAACCTACATAAGCCTGGGCTTCGCCGAGGTCACCTTGGACGTCGTTGAGGACCTGGGGTGTTTCGTTGAGGTGGAGGCGGCTAACAGTGACGCTAATGAGGTCAGGAGGACCTTGGAGCTCCTCAACATAAAGGGAGAGGCCGTCGCTCAGACCTACGCGGAGCTGATAGCTAAGATAAAGCGGGAAACTAACGCGATTTAG
- a CDS encoding 30S ribosomal protein S19e — MVSVTDVPADRLIERLAARLKNVEQVRPPEWALYAKTGVSRERPPDNPGWWYVRAASILRKLYLADGPVGVGALRVMYGGRKRNGVRPARFAEGGGSNIRRILQQLEQAGLLKTAGRGRVLSPKGRSLLDEVAKEIANELVKERPELAKYI; from the coding sequence GTGGTAAGCGTAACCGACGTCCCAGCTGACAGGCTGATAGAGCGCCTGGCTGCTAGGCTCAAGAACGTAGAGCAGGTGAGGCCGCCTGAGTGGGCCCTCTACGCTAAGACGGGCGTCTCAAGGGAGAGGCCGCCCGACAACCCTGGGTGGTGGTATGTGAGGGCAGCCTCGATACTTAGGAAGCTCTACCTGGCTGACGGGCCTGTGGGCGTTGGAGCTCTCAGAGTAATGTACGGCGGGAGGAAGAGGAACGGCGTAAGGCCAGCTCGCTTCGCTGAGGGCGGCGGGAGCAACATAAGGAGAATACTCCAGCAGCTGGAGCAGGCGGGCCTCTTGAAGACAGCGGGCCGCGGAAGGGTGCTCAGTCCCAAGGGCCGCTCACTGCTCGACGAGGTCGCTAAGGAGATAGCCAACGAGCTTGTTAAGGAGAGGCCCGAGCTCGCAAAGTATATCTGA
- a CDS encoding DUF447 domain-containing protein, whose amino-acid sequence MIKGAYYEFIAFPCSVNGRYSMPLGVVFDEKKQFTVYKDTGFLRFLGKEGVLLLLSPSDPLLFVKSVAHALELEVRWDEASGCPELKGLGGVYRCHYHQLSDRGNSVTYSCSLEEVEPPQVPYTRAYGCLVELLVLLTKARAGVYEGWYLEYARGLKWCVEHSTRGSPEYVNTANAILQELESIVSPGAGSRGGLQGGGTEGARLPRGQGAHVSDAL is encoded by the coding sequence GTGATAAAGGGGGCATACTATGAGTTCATAGCGTTCCCCTGCAGCGTCAATGGGCGCTATTCAATGCCGCTTGGAGTTGTCTTTGATGAGAAAAAGCAGTTTACGGTTTACAAGGATACAGGGTTCCTCAGGTTCCTCGGCAAGGAGGGGGTCCTCCTGCTGCTCTCACCCTCAGACCCCCTGCTCTTTGTAAAGAGTGTGGCCCACGCCTTGGAGCTTGAGGTCAGGTGGGATGAGGCAAGCGGGTGCCCAGAGCTTAAGGGGCTGGGAGGAGTCTACAGATGTCATTATCATCAGCTCAGCGACAGAGGCAATAGCGTGACCTACTCCTGCAGCCTTGAGGAGGTCGAGCCGCCCCAGGTCCCCTACACCAGGGCCTATGGGTGCCTCGTGGAGCTTCTCGTGCTCCTGACCAAGGCTAGGGCTGGGGTCTACGAGGGCTGGTACCTTGAGTACGCGCGGGGCCTTAAGTGGTGCGTCGAGCACTCAACCAGGGGGTCGCCTGAGTACGTCAACACAGCTAATGCAATACTGCAGGAGCTTGAGTCAATTGTTAGCCCGGGCGCTGGCAGCCGTGGAGGTCTACAGGGAGGTGGCACAGAGGGAGCTCGGCTACCCAGAGGTCAAGGAGCTCACGTCAGCGATGCACTTTGA
- the glp gene encoding gephyrin-like molybdotransferase Glp, whose protein sequence is MSIKKTMEGFKVLIGVDEALRMLKESVSFTPEIIEVKVRDALGLPVAEDVVAPTDVPPFDRSAVDGYAVRALDTLGATLLNPIRLEIVGEAEAGSDPSKLPRVGEGQAAVIYTGAPLPPGADAVVMAEDTERIGNYVNIKRQVTPFANVSRKGEDFTRGEVVIRRGWKVQPWHIGAMASLSITKVKVYRSIRVAVLSTGSEVVELEDPRAGSPGTIINSTKPMLISMLESDGFEALDLGTVPDDVEIIEERVRQGIKEADAVITTGGTSIGAHDLVPEAVSRLGKVLFNGVRMRPGKPTGAGVINGKPVFMLSGFPVASLAGYMAFVKPTLRHMTGTPEEPLPVVRGKITRRIANVAGVRTYLRARAYVNERGELMVEPLAITASGVLRTLTDANALLIMNEDIEGYDTGDEVEVVLLSPILQS, encoded by the coding sequence GTGTCGATAAAGAAGACCATGGAGGGCTTTAAAGTCCTCATAGGTGTTGACGAGGCTTTGAGAATGTTGAAGGAGAGCGTATCATTTACGCCAGAGATAATTGAAGTTAAAGTTCGTGATGCGCTAGGACTGCCAGTCGCCGAGGACGTGGTGGCGCCGACGGACGTGCCACCCTTTGATAGGAGCGCAGTTGACGGATATGCCGTTAGAGCCTTAGACACCCTTGGAGCCACTTTGCTGAATCCCATTAGACTTGAGATAGTTGGCGAGGCCGAGGCTGGCAGCGACCCGTCAAAGCTGCCGCGCGTTGGTGAAGGTCAGGCAGCCGTGATATATACTGGGGCCCCGCTACCACCAGGGGCGGACGCCGTAGTAATGGCTGAGGACACCGAGAGAATTGGGAACTACGTCAACATTAAGAGGCAGGTCACACCATTTGCAAACGTCTCAAGGAAGGGCGAGGACTTCACAAGGGGCGAGGTGGTCATAAGGCGGGGCTGGAAGGTGCAGCCATGGCACATAGGAGCCATGGCGTCACTTAGCATAACTAAAGTCAAGGTTTACAGGAGTATAAGGGTTGCGGTGCTCTCAACTGGCTCTGAAGTCGTGGAGCTCGAGGACCCCAGGGCCGGCTCGCCAGGAACTATAATAAACAGCACTAAGCCCATGCTCATATCGATGCTGGAGTCTGATGGCTTCGAAGCGCTGGACTTGGGGACTGTGCCAGACGACGTGGAAATAATAGAGGAAAGGGTGAGGCAGGGTATCAAGGAGGCTGACGCCGTGATAACCACCGGAGGCACAAGCATTGGCGCTCATGACCTTGTCCCTGAGGCCGTATCGAGGCTTGGCAAGGTGCTGTTCAATGGGGTCAGGATGAGGCCCGGCAAGCCGACCGGGGCAGGCGTGATCAACGGAAAGCCTGTCTTCATGCTGTCAGGCTTCCCAGTGGCCTCCTTAGCAGGTTATATGGCGTTTGTTAAGCCCACGTTAAGGCATATGACAGGGACGCCCGAGGAGCCGCTTCCAGTTGTCAGGGGCAAGATTACAAGGAGAATTGCTAACGTTGCAGGAGTGAGGACCTACCTTAGGGCGAGGGCTTACGTTAATGAGAGGGGAGAGCTGATGGTAGAGCCCTTGGCGATAACGGCCTCAGGAGTCCTTCGTACGCTGACAGACGCAAACGCGCTACTCATAATGAACGAGGACATAGAGGGCTACGACACAGGAGATGAGGTGGAAGTGGTTCTGCTTTCTCCAATTCTTCAAAGTTAA
- a CDS encoding nuclease produces the protein MVTNIEISGYTEEVLEALVKAGIYGSKTEAIRDAVRRLIESYDLKDVSLRAYKGGGISFQLAVEISSLSVDELLWYFLSRDMTPMLGSDDETEVKTSEEQLKERGSLVFDLSSLYTTLELDISDVVSRLGKRLSVSSKTMERAKALTLRLSKMRGVVYSFSGFEVVNVNKSLAEFSRKNGISLQEAHSMYVAKKLGALLISDDLRTRQVSRTHGVAAAPTLSLILYARDAGIVSDAKLKELVTKMATIPYVVPKAMLI, from the coding sequence TTGGTAACTAACATAGAGATCTCAGGCTATACCGAGGAAGTTCTCGAGGCCCTGGTGAAGGCCGGCATATATGGGAGTAAGACGGAGGCCATAAGGGACGCCGTGAGGAGGCTCATTGAGAGTTATGACTTAAAGGATGTGTCACTGAGAGCCTACAAGGGTGGCGGCATCAGCTTTCAGCTGGCTGTTGAGATAAGTAGCCTCAGCGTGGATGAGCTGCTGTGGTATTTCCTGTCGCGCGACATGACGCCAATGCTTGGGTCTGATGACGAGACTGAAGTGAAGACCAGTGAGGAGCAGCTGAAGGAGAGGGGCTCCTTAGTTTTTGACCTATCATCGCTTTACACGACGCTGGAGCTTGATATAAGCGACGTCGTGAGCAGGTTAGGGAAGAGGCTATCCGTATCATCAAAGACTATGGAGAGGGCCAAGGCCCTCACGCTTAGGCTCTCAAAGATGAGGGGTGTAGTATATAGCTTTAGCGGCTTTGAAGTGGTTAATGTGAATAAGTCTCTGGCAGAATTTTCTAGGAAGAACGGTATTTCGCTTCAAGAGGCCCACTCTATGTATGTTGCCAAGAAACTGGGGGCTCTTTTAATTAGCGATGACTTAAGGACTAGACAGGTCTCAAGGACTCATGGGGTGGCAGCGGCGCCCACGCTGTCCCTTATTCTCTACGCCCGCGACGCGGGCATAGTGTCAGATGCAAAGCTAAAAGAGCTGGTGACCAAGATGGCAACAATACCCTATGTCGTGCCTAAGGCAATGTTAATATGA
- a CDS encoding VWA domain-containing protein produces MSKGLGTALVIAIDSSASMMLKDVKPNRLEAAKRGAVVILRSIVGNGTPTLVGIVSFYGSSFPVVDLTDDVEELEKAINSIKVSGKATNLSTAIKDAFYMFKDAPPGYSRRLIVISDGDFNEGPDADEMQFLVKTSSMRIDFLVITNSQHVKTQQIEKLAGLSGGKVSYAKSLEEAVKSAYKLALGE; encoded by the coding sequence TTGTCGAAAGGCCTTGGCACAGCGCTGGTCATAGCAATAGACAGCAGCGCCAGCATGATGTTGAAGGACGTGAAGCCTAACAGGCTTGAGGCCGCGAAGAGAGGGGCCGTAGTGATACTTAGGTCCATAGTTGGCAACGGCACCCCTACGCTGGTAGGTATAGTGTCATTTTATGGAAGCTCATTCCCCGTGGTAGACCTGACTGATGACGTCGAAGAGCTAGAGAAGGCCATAAATTCCATCAAGGTCTCTGGCAAGGCTACTAACCTAAGTACGGCAATTAAGGACGCCTTCTACATGTTTAAGGACGCGCCCCCGGGCTACTCTAGGAGGCTCATAGTAATAAGCGATGGGGACTTTAACGAGGGGCCCGACGCTGATGAGATGCAGTTCTTAGTTAAGACCAGCAGTATGAGAATTGACTTCCTTGTAATCACTAATAGTCAGCACGTGAAGACCCAACAAATAGAGAAGCTGGCAGGCCTGAGCGGCGGCAAAGTTTCTTATGCAAAATCCCTTGAGGAGGCTGTTAAGAGTGCCTATAAGCTAGCGCTGGGGGAGTGA
- a CDS encoding DUF5622 domain-containing protein, with protein sequence MGDKRDKVVFVYMGKSKGYLKVRLFKKRKEEDPGRVVILGRVSQPLPGYQVLKLDDFEAVVREKLENA encoded by the coding sequence ATGGGTGACAAGAGGGACAAGGTGGTATTCGTCTACATGGGCAAGAGCAAGGGGTACCTGAAGGTGAGGTTATTTAAGAAGAGAAAAGAAGAGGACCCAGGCAGAGTTGTCATCCTTGGCAGGGTCTCCCAGCCGCTGCCAGGCTATCAGGTGCTGAAGCTAGACGACTTTGAGGCCGTTGTCAGGGAGAAGCTTGAGAATGCTTAG
- a CDS encoding 50S ribosomal protein L6, producing MPKSIHVERVVEVPQGVTVRVESLKVTVKGPKGETQKDFSHARGVGIRVDGNKVIVEAWSADTKARALVGTIAAHIKNMIIGVTKGFRYKLKIISSHFPITVKVEKSRVVINNFLGEKAPRYATIMPGVTVKVQGQDVIVEGSDVEAVGQTAANIERATRITEFDRRKFMDGIFIYSREVAS from the coding sequence TTGCCAAAGTCTATACACGTCGAGAGGGTAGTGGAGGTGCCACAGGGCGTCACAGTGAGGGTAGAGAGTCTAAAGGTGACTGTGAAGGGACCTAAGGGAGAGACGCAGAAGGACTTCTCCCATGCGAGAGGAGTAGGCATCAGGGTTGACGGCAACAAGGTCATAGTTGAGGCCTGGAGCGCCGACACTAAGGCTAGGGCCCTCGTCGGTACTATAGCTGCGCACATAAAGAACATGATAATCGGGGTCACGAAGGGGTTCAGATATAAGCTTAAGATAATATCTTCGCACTTCCCGATAACTGTTAAGGTCGAGAAGAGCCGTGTAGTCATAAACAACTTCCTCGGTGAGAAGGCACCACGCTATGCAACTATTATGCCCGGCGTTACAGTCAAAGTTCAGGGCCAGGACGTGATAGTGGAGGGCAGCGACGTAGAGGCTGTTGGGCAGACGGCTGCTAACATAGAGAGGGCTACGCGCATCACGGAGTTTGACCGCAGAAAGTTCATGGATGGTATCTTCATATACTCAAGGGAGGTGGCTAGCTGA
- a CDS encoding 50S ribosomal protein L32e, whose translation MSSEAKRPEALEGRRRLQALAKRKLRLRFIRYLSWRLKRIDDSWRKPKGIDNKLRQQKKGFGRLVKVGYGTNSEIKGRHPSGLIPVVISSVKDLEGLSPAAHIVYISAKVGLRKRLELLEELKKRGFRVANGGE comes from the coding sequence ATGTCAAGTGAGGCCAAGCGCCCAGAGGCCTTAGAGGGGAGGAGAAGACTGCAGGCCCTCGCGAAAAGGAAGCTAAGGCTTCGCTTTATCAGGTACCTCTCGTGGCGCCTCAAGAGGATTGATGACTCATGGCGCAAGCCTAAAGGTATAGACAACAAGCTAAGGCAACAGAAGAAGGGCTTTGGAAGGCTGGTCAAGGTGGGCTATGGCACTAACTCAGAGATCAAGGGCCGCCACCCCTCAGGGCTTATACCTGTGGTGATATCATCAGTGAAGGACTTGGAGGGGCTGAGCCCTGCAGCGCACATAGTTTATATTTCAGCGAAGGTCGGGCTGAGGAAGAGGCTGGAGCTGCTTGAGGAACTTAAGAAGAGGGGCTTCAGGGTAGCGAACGGCGGTGAGTGA
- a CDS encoding 50S ribosomal protein L19e has translation MDYRLQRRLAAEILGVGESRVFISPDPEDREEIEGAVTKDDVRALIKRGLISAIPEKGNSHRWLERKEKRTKGHRRGQGKRKGTAFSRRKPEELWVNKVRKMRSYIRWLRDHGLISRKDYRQLYILIKGNRFASLSDLRRYIESSGMVKGGATS, from the coding sequence ATGGACTATAGGTTGCAGAGGAGGCTCGCGGCGGAGATACTGGGCGTCGGCGAGAGCAGGGTCTTTATAAGCCCAGACCCTGAGGACAGGGAGGAAATAGAGGGGGCCGTGACAAAGGACGACGTCAGAGCACTCATAAAGAGGGGTCTGATCAGCGCAATACCAGAGAAGGGCAACTCTCACAGGTGGCTTGAGAGGAAGGAGAAGAGAACCAAGGGCCACAGGAGGGGCCAGGGCAAGAGGAAGGGGACTGCCTTCTCGCGTAGGAAGCCCGAGGAGCTTTGGGTTAACAAGGTCCGCAAGATGAGGTCATACATAAGGTGGCTTAGGGATCACGGCTTAATAAGCAGGAAGGACTACAGGCAGCTCTACATCCTTATTAAGGGCAACAGGTTCGCAAGCCTCTCAGACCTGAGGAGGTACATTGAGAGCTCAGGCATGGTTAAGGGAGGTGCAACAAGTTGA